From Daucus carota subsp. sativus chromosome 6, DH1 v3.0, whole genome shotgun sequence, the proteins below share one genomic window:
- the LOC108226898 gene encoding glucose and ribitol dehydrogenase yields MFSRFLCVSRVLAISTNPISTSYSSPAVRSNLPGFSSGSEGRREVSRRGMASQGSQFPPQKQDAQPGKEHVMDPTPQATSHDYKPANKLQGKVALVTGGDSGIGRAVCHCFALEGATIAFTYVKGQEDKDAKDTLEMIKKAKSSDAKDPIAVATDLGFDENCKKVVDEVVRAFGRIDILINNAAEQYKASTVEEIDEERLLRVFRTNIFSYFFLTRHALKHMKEGSCIINTTSVNAYKGNAKLLDYTSTKGAIVAFTRGLALQLAEKGIRVNGVAPGPIWTPLIPASFDEEESAKFGSQTPMKRAGQPIEVATAYVFLASNADSSYYTGQVLHPNGGTIVNA; encoded by the exons ATGTTTTCTCGGTTTCTTTGTGTTTCAAGAGTCTTGGCAATCAGCACAAATCCCATCAGCACAAGCTACAGCTCTCCAGCAGTCCGTTCGAATCTCCCGGGTTTTAGTTCAGGTTCTGAGGGGAGGAGAGAGGTGTCTCGGAGAGGAATGGCGTCACAGGGCAGTCAGTTTCCTCCGCAGAAGCAGGATGCTCAGCCGGGGAAAGAGCATGTCATGGACCCCACCCCTCAGGCCACTAGTCATGATTACAAGCCCGCTAACAAACTCCAA GGCAAGGTGGCACTGGTGACCGGTGGGGATTCAGGAATCGGAAGAGCAGTATGCCATTGTTTTGCATTAGAAGGGGCCACTATAGCCTTCACTTATGTGAAGGGTCAAGAGGACAAGGATGCTAAGGACACCCTGGAGATgataaagaaggccaagagctcTGATGCTAAAGATCCGATCGCGGTGGCGACCGACTTGGGATTTGATGAGAATTGCAAGAAAGTGGTCGATGAGGTTGTGAGAGCATTTGGCAGAATCGATATTTTGATCAACAATGCAGCAGAGCAGTACAAGGCCTCCACAGTCGAGGAGATTGATGAGGAGAGGCTTTTGAGGGTGTTTAGGACTAACATATTTTCCTACTTCTTTCTCACCAG GCATGCCTTGAAGCATATGAAGGAAGGGAGCTGCATAATCAACACAACCTCAGTGAATGCATACAAGGGCAATGCAAAGCTGCTGGACTACACCTCAACCAAAGGCGCCATCGTGGCGTTCACCAGAGGCCTTGCCCTGCAGCTGGCCGAGAAAGGCATTCGTGTCAATGGCGTAGCCCCGGGTCCAATCTGGACGCCACTGATCCCGGCCTCATTCGATGAGGAAGAAAGTGCAAAGTTTGGTAGCCAGACGCCCATGAAAAGGGCTGGTCAGCCAATTGAAGTTGCCACAGCCTATGTTTTCCTTGCTTCTAATGCTGATTCCTCGTATTACACCGGACAAGTTCTTCATCCAAATG GTGGGACTATTGTTAATGCTTAA
- the LOC108225377 gene encoding uncharacterized protein LOC108225377: MLQSAYLIATKLNIIPEPLHLVLREFGGGNGGGLGFNKKDFGWGGFDGRKKGKKIGFLGFLIVLGIWVWFVFGKEVSVDVILGFLVFCLVGVCGVWGKIDVQDWFLGVCSCAVFVGLGMRRERLWNWGKGFRVADVFRRGRRRSRIWSR; this comes from the coding sequence ATGTTACAATCAGCTTATTTGATAGCAACAAAGCTTAATATTATACCAGAGCCATTGCATTTGGTTTTGAGAGAGTTTGGGGGTGGAAATGGAGGTGGGTTAGGGTTTAATAAGAAGGATTTTGGGTGGGGAGGGTTTGATGGGAGGAAAAAGGGgaaaaagattggatttttaggGTTCTTGATTGTTTTAGGCATCTGGGTATGGTTTGTTTTTGGGAAAGAAGTGAGTGTTGATGTTATTCTTGGATTCTTGGTGTTTTGTTTGGTTGGGGTTTGTGGTGTTTGGGGGAAAATTGATGTTCAGGATTGGTTTTTAGGGGTTTGTTCTTGTGCTGTTTTCGTTGGTTTGGGGATGAGAAGGGAGAGGTTGTGGAATTGGGGTAAGGGTTTCAGGGTTGCAGATGTTTTTAGGAGAGGGAGGAGAAGAAGTAGGATTTGGTCGAGATGA